In the genome of Mauremys mutica isolate MM-2020 ecotype Southern chromosome 8, ASM2049712v1, whole genome shotgun sequence, one region contains:
- the SLC25A48 gene encoding solute carrier family 25 member 48 gives MGSLQLEDFVAGWIGGAASVIVGHPLDTVKTRLQAGQGYGNTLNCILTVYRNESVVGFFKGMSFPLASIAVYSSVTFGVFSNTQRFISQQRYGDSNHAPALSDLIVASMVAGVVSVGIGGPVDLIKIRLQMQTQPLIKANINLKHMGLGFPAYRGPIHCVSSILRQEGLAGMYRGAGAMLLRDVPGYCLYFIPYSVLCGWITPEGCISPSPSSVWMAGGIAGAISWGTATPMDVVKSRLQADGVYLNKYKGVIDCISQSYHSEGLKVFVRGITVNAVRGFPMSAAMFLGYELSRKALRGDQAETNP, from the exons atggGCAGTCTTCAATTAGAAGATTTTGTAGCTGGTTGGATAGGAG GAGCTGCAAGTGTAATTGTGGGGCATCCTCTGGACACAGTAAAG ACTCGTTTACAAGCCGGACAAGGATATGGAAATACACTTAATTGTATCCTTACCGTGTACAGAAATGAAAGT GTTGTCGGATTCTTTAAAGGAATGTCTTTCCCATTGGCCAGCATTGCTGTCTACAGCTCGGTGACATTTGGTGTCTTCAGCAATACTCAAAGATTTATTAGCCAGCAGCGCTATGGAGACTCTAACCATGCCCCGGCACTCTCGGACTTGATTGTTGCCAGCATGGTAGCAGGGGTTGTCTCAGTAGGAATTGGTGGTCCTGTGGACCTGATAAAGATAAGACTACAGATGCAGACACAGCCATTAATTAAAG CAAACATAAACTTAAAGCACATGGGACTTGGGTTTCCCGCATACAGAGGCCCAATTCACTGTGTTAGTTCAATCCTTCGGCAGGAGGGCTTGGCCGGAATGTACCGAGGTGCCGGCGCAATGCTTCTGAGGGATGTTCCTGGGTATTGCCTATACTTCATCCCTTATTCAGTTCTCTGTGGCTGGATTACTCCCGAGGGATGTATATCTCCTAGTCCCTCTTCTGTGTGGATGGCAGGAGGTATAGCAG GAGCAATTTCCTGGGGGACTGCTACTCCGATGGATGTTGTGAAAAGTCGACTTCAAGCTGATGGGGtttatttaaacaaatacaaAGGAGTCATTGATTGTATCTCCCAGAGTTACCATAGTGAGGGCTTAAAA GTCTTTGTTAGGGGCATCACAGTCAACGCAGTGCGAGGATTCCCGATGAGTGCAGCCATGTTTCTTGGATATGAACTTTCACGCAAAGCACTAAGAGGAGACCAAGCTGAGACCAATCCTTAA